The proteins below come from a single Malus domestica chromosome 03, GDT2T_hap1 genomic window:
- the LOC103407998 gene encoding transcription elongation factor 1 homolog encodes MGKRKAKAKPAARKRTDKLDTVFCCPFCNHGSSVECRIDMKNLIGEAICCICQENFSTTVTALTEPIDIYSEWIDECERVNTVDDDGA; translated from the exons ATGGGCAAGAGAAAGGCCAAGGCTAAGCCTGCAGCTAGGAAGCGAACGGACAAGCTGGATACAGTTTTCTGTTGCCCTTTCTGCAACCATGGGAGCAGTGTTGAGTGCCGCAT TGACATGAAAAACTTGATTGGCGAGGCTATCTGTTGCATTTGCCAAGAGAATTTCAGCACAACCGTCACAG CTTTGACCGAACCAATAGACAT atACAGCGAATGGATAGATGAATGCGAAAGGGTCAACACTGTTGATGATGATGGTGCTTAG